A genomic segment from Nocardiopsis sp. Huas11 encodes:
- a CDS encoding LacI family DNA-binding transcriptional regulator — MADVAARVGVSRQLVSLVMNDSPGPSAATRQRILQAAEELGYRADKAARMLRRARSRQVGVLFTMEHPLDVHLVEAVYPAAAALDYGVVLSALLATRGEREAIDDLLGLRCEALILIGLSAAAPSDLATVAERVPVVEIGQRTGAEGTDSVRTADADGVRKAVDHLAALGHRRIAHVDGGILPGAPERVAGYLEGMRAHGLAALTDVLPGDYSEESGARAARALLARDALPSAVITGNDLAALGLVETFVRANVRVPQDVSVVGYDDSRTARLSFLDLTSVRQDAALMARLAVGAAAERLDDGRRRSAHLVLEPELAVRSSTAPPRPGLG; from the coding sequence ATGGCCGACGTCGCCGCACGCGTCGGAGTCTCCCGCCAGCTGGTGTCCCTGGTGATGAACGACAGCCCCGGCCCGAGCGCGGCGACCCGCCAGCGCATCCTGCAAGCGGCGGAGGAACTCGGCTACCGGGCCGACAAGGCCGCCCGCATGCTGCGCCGGGCGCGCAGCCGCCAGGTGGGCGTGCTGTTCACCATGGAGCACCCGCTCGACGTCCACCTGGTCGAGGCGGTCTACCCGGCGGCGGCCGCCCTGGACTACGGCGTCGTCCTGAGCGCGCTGCTCGCCACCCGCGGGGAGCGCGAGGCGATCGACGACCTCCTGGGCCTGCGCTGCGAGGCCCTGATCCTCATCGGCCTGTCCGCCGCCGCCCCCTCGGACCTGGCCACGGTCGCCGAGCGGGTCCCCGTCGTGGAGATCGGCCAGCGCACCGGGGCCGAGGGCACCGACAGCGTCCGCACCGCGGACGCCGACGGCGTGCGCAAGGCGGTCGACCACCTGGCCGCCCTGGGGCACCGCAGGATCGCGCACGTGGACGGCGGGATCCTGCCGGGCGCCCCCGAACGCGTGGCCGGCTACCTCGAAGGGATGCGCGCGCACGGGCTGGCGGCGCTCACCGACGTGCTCCCGGGCGACTACTCCGAGGAGTCCGGGGCGCGCGCCGCCCGGGCCCTGCTGGCGCGCGACGCCCTGCCCTCCGCGGTGATCACTGGCAACGACCTGGCCGCCCTCGGCCTGGTGGAGACGTTCGTGCGTGCGAACGTGCGGGTGCCGCAGGACGTGTCGGTGGTCGGCTACGACGACAGCCGCACCGCCCGGCTGTCCTTCCTGGACCTGACGTCCGTGCGCCAGGACGCGGCCCTCATGGCCCGGCTGGCGGTGGGCGCGGCGGCCGAACGGCTTGACGACGGGCGCAGGCGCAGCGCGCACCTGGTGCTGGAGCCCGAACTCGCCGTCCGGAGCAGCACGGCGCCGCCGCGTCCCGGCCTCGGCTGA
- a CDS encoding SDR family NAD(P)-dependent oxidoreductase — protein MTTPQKPIGSGFGARSTARDVLEGIDLTGRLAVVTGGYSGLGLETTRALAGAGARVVVPARRPESAREALDGLPGAEVETLDLADLESVAAFADRFLASGRSIDVLIDNAGVMACPHQVVGPGWEYQFATNHLGHFALVNRLWPALSSGTGARVVSVSSSGHHGSAIRWDDPWFAQGYDRWAAYSQSKTANVLFAVEADRRGADAGVRVFSLHPGAIITPLQRHMAKEEMVANGWIDAEGNVADPKFKTPEQGAATQVWAATSPRLDGMGGVYCEDVDVAVPAGTDPDRPGVSDHAVDPEQAARLWRFSAELTGVDAFA, from the coding sequence ATGACGACACCACAGAAGCCGATCGGTTCCGGGTTCGGCGCGCGCAGCACCGCCCGCGACGTCCTGGAGGGCATCGACCTGACCGGGCGGCTCGCGGTCGTGACCGGCGGGTACTCCGGTCTCGGCCTGGAGACCACCCGGGCCCTGGCCGGGGCGGGCGCCCGCGTCGTCGTGCCGGCCCGGCGACCGGAGAGCGCGCGCGAGGCCCTGGACGGCCTCCCGGGTGCGGAGGTCGAGACCCTGGACCTGGCGGACCTGGAGAGCGTGGCCGCCTTCGCCGACCGCTTTCTGGCGAGCGGGCGGTCCATCGACGTCCTCATCGACAACGCCGGCGTGATGGCCTGCCCCCACCAGGTGGTGGGGCCGGGGTGGGAGTACCAGTTCGCCACCAACCACCTGGGCCACTTCGCCCTGGTCAACCGCCTGTGGCCCGCACTCAGCAGTGGCACGGGCGCCCGTGTGGTGTCCGTGTCCTCGAGCGGCCACCACGGGTCGGCGATCCGTTGGGACGACCCCTGGTTCGCGCAGGGGTACGACCGGTGGGCGGCCTACAGCCAGTCCAAGACGGCCAACGTCCTGTTCGCCGTCGAGGCCGACCGGCGCGGTGCCGACGCCGGCGTGCGGGTGTTCTCCCTGCACCCCGGTGCGATCATCACCCCGCTCCAGCGCCACATGGCCAAGGAAGAGATGGTCGCCAACGGCTGGATCGACGCGGAGGGCAATGTGGCCGACCCGAAGTTCAAGACGCCGGAGCAGGGCGCGGCCACCCAGGTGTGGGCCGCGACGTCGCCGCGGCTGGACGGGATGGGCGGGGTGTACTGCGAGGACGTGGACGTGGCGGTCCCGGCCGGCACCGACCCGGACCGCCCCGGGGTGAGCGACCACGCCGTGGACCCCGAGCAGGCCGCCCGCCTGTGGCGGTTCTCCGCGGAACTGACGGGCGTGGACGCGTTCGCCTGA
- a CDS encoding serine hydrolase yields MRSRPLTVAAACAAAALMVVLGLLVRPHTPALSSEESGDPGLLDRARPLFAEGVHHRVSVVEIDGSSTRVAHFGADDATSYEVGSFSKALTGLLLAEMVERGEVDEDTELGELLELDGAPAASVTLAELSAHRSGLPRLSPRPRDAIGAWVATVTARDPYRFDVDTLVEQVAAAETSGRGEFTYSNLGAAVLGQALAARAGTDYADLLRARVLDPLDLDATVLPATAADLPAGAIEGTNEKGRSADPWLAGAYAPAGGVRSTPADMAALARALLFDDPPGARAMEPRWDDGEDGGVGLGWFVDDHGGTDVTWHNGGTGGFATMLALDREGGRAVVVLADTATGVESQARDLLLGEA; encoded by the coding sequence GTGCGATCCCGGCCCCTGACCGTCGCGGCCGCCTGCGCGGCCGCGGCCCTGATGGTGGTGCTCGGGCTGCTCGTGCGGCCCCACACACCCGCGCTGTCCTCCGAGGAGTCCGGTGATCCCGGACTGCTCGACCGTGCCCGACCACTGTTCGCCGAAGGCGTCCACCACCGCGTCAGCGTGGTCGAGATCGACGGATCGAGCACCCGCGTCGCCCACTTCGGCGCCGACGACGCCACCTCCTACGAGGTCGGCTCGTTCTCCAAGGCCCTGACCGGGCTCCTGCTCGCCGAGATGGTCGAGCGCGGCGAGGTCGACGAGGACACCGAGCTCGGCGAACTCCTGGAGCTGGACGGCGCCCCGGCGGCCTCGGTCACGCTCGCCGAACTGTCCGCCCACCGCTCCGGCCTGCCCCGGCTCTCCCCGCGCCCGCGCGACGCGATCGGGGCCTGGGTCGCCACGGTCACGGCCCGGGACCCCTACCGGTTCGACGTGGACACCCTGGTGGAACAGGTCGCCGCGGCCGAGACCTCCGGCCGCGGCGAGTTCACCTACTCCAACCTGGGGGCCGCCGTCCTCGGCCAGGCCCTGGCGGCCCGCGCCGGAACCGACTACGCCGACCTGCTGCGCGCACGGGTCCTCGACCCGCTGGACCTGGACGCCACCGTGCTGCCGGCCACCGCGGCCGACCTGCCCGCCGGTGCGATCGAGGGCACCAACGAGAAGGGCCGCTCGGCCGACCCCTGGCTCGCCGGCGCCTATGCCCCCGCCGGCGGGGTGCGCTCCACTCCCGCGGACATGGCGGCGCTGGCCCGTGCCCTGCTGTTCGACGACCCGCCGGGGGCCCGGGCGATGGAACCGCGCTGGGACGACGGCGAGGACGGCGGGGTGGGGTTGGGCTGGTTCGTCGACGACCACGGCGGCACCGACGTCACCTGGCACAACGGCGGTACGGGAGGGTTCGCGACCATGCTCGCACTGGACCGCGAGGGCGGGCGCGCCGTGGTCGTCCTGGCCGACACCGCCACCGGTGTCGAGTCCCAGGCGCGGGACCTGCTGCTGGGGGAGGCGTGA